The Gymnodinialimonas sp. 57CJ19 genome includes a window with the following:
- a CDS encoding amidase — protein sequence MTELWRLGARALSRKIAAGEASCVEVMRATLARIDAVNGEVNAIVSLRDREALMGEARVADAVGGGGWLRGIPVAVKDLVAVKGVRSTWGSQIFADFVPEADDGLARALRGVGAIVIGKTNVPEYGLGSHSTNAVFGVTRNPFDMSRTAGGSSGGAGAALATGMVSVADGSDMMGSLRNPAAWNDVYGFRPTVGVVPGEPRDNVLLHRLATLGPMGRSIEDVSGLLDTIAGRSVAVSHAPRAPRVAWLGDWGGAYGMDAGLLEAGEAAVVQAEDLGWQVEKITPPMAAGALWDSWTTLRSFVVAQDLARHWRDPAQRALLNAQALWEVERGLALTSDQVERASAIRRDWLAVLDDLFARFDALMLPATQMWPFPADWDWPRQLAGQETDSYHRWMECVVPASLAGVPALSMPAGYGDSGLPHGVQLIGPSGADGKVLAMGAAWEEMIGPRLVRDPA from the coding sequence ATGACTGAGCTGTGGCGTCTTGGGGCGAGGGCTTTGTCGCGGAAGATTGCGGCGGGCGAGGCCTCTTGTGTGGAGGTGATGCGGGCGACTTTGGCGCGGATCGATGCGGTCAATGGCGAGGTGAACGCGATTGTGTCGTTGCGCGACAGGGAAGCCTTGATGGGAGAGGCTAGGGTCGCGGACGCTGTGGGCGGCGGCGGTTGGCTGAGGGGCATTCCGGTGGCCGTGAAGGATTTGGTTGCCGTGAAGGGGGTGCGGTCCACCTGGGGGTCGCAAATATTCGCGGATTTTGTACCTGAGGCAGATGATGGCTTGGCGCGCGCCTTGCGCGGTGTGGGCGCGATCGTCATCGGAAAGACCAATGTGCCGGAATATGGGTTGGGCTCGCATTCCACCAACGCGGTCTTTGGGGTCACGCGTAATCCGTTTGATATGTCGCGCACGGCTGGAGGATCTTCCGGCGGGGCGGGGGCGGCTTTGGCCACGGGGATGGTAAGCGTCGCCGATGGCTCCGACATGATGGGCAGTTTGCGCAATCCGGCGGCGTGGAATGATGTTTACGGATTTCGCCCCACGGTGGGCGTGGTGCCGGGAGAGCCGAGGGACAATGTCTTGTTGCACCGTCTAGCGACCTTGGGGCCGATGGGGCGGTCCATTGAAGATGTGAGCGGCCTGTTGGACACGATCGCGGGGCGATCCGTGGCGGTGTCGCACGCGCCCAGGGCGCCACGCGTGGCATGGCTTGGGGATTGGGGCGGCGCTTACGGGATGGATGCGGGCCTGTTGGAGGCCGGGGAAGCGGCTGTGGTACAGGCGGAAGATCTGGGGTGGCAGGTGGAGAAGATCACCCCGCCCATGGCCGCGGGAGCATTGTGGGACAGTTGGACGACGTTGCGATCCTTCGTAGTGGCGCAGGACCTGGCCCGCCATTGGCGCGACCCGGCGCAGCGCGCGTTGCTGAATGCGCAGGCCCTGTGGGAGGTGGAGCGCGGGCTTGCCTTGACCAGCGATCAGGTGGAGCGGGCCAGTGCCATTCGCCGCGACTGGTTGGCCGTGCTGGACGATTTGTTCGCGCGATTTGATGCCCTCATGCTGCCTGCGACTCAGATGTGGCCGTTTCCGGCGGATTGGGATTGGCCGCGCCAATTGGCGGGGCAAGAGACCGACAGCTATCATCGCTGGATGGAGTGCGTCGTGCCCGCCAGTCTAGCCGGGGTGCCTGCGCTCTCGATGCCGGCGGGCTATGGCGACAGCGGCTTGCCCCACGGGGTGCAGTTGATCGGGCCGTCGGGGGCGGACGGTAAGGTTTTGGCCATGGGCGCCGCGTGGGAGGAAATGATCGGCCCGCGCCTTGTCCGAGATCCTGCCTGA
- the prfB gene encoding peptide chain release factor 2 gives MRAETTANIEKIQNSLTLLGQRMDIETAPFRLEEFNARVEDPDLWNDPEKAQKLMRDRQVLVDKIKQYEAIKRGVEDNAELIELGEMEGDAEVVAEAEAALAALVEDAAAKELEALLDGEADSNDTFLEINSGAGGTESCDWASMLARMYTRWAEKQGYDVELQSFSAGDEAGIKSAVYKISGHNAYGWLKSESGVHRLVRISPFDSAAKRHTSFTSVKVYPVVDDNIEIEVNPSDIRIDTYRSSGAGGQHVNTTDSAVRITHHPTGIVVTSSEKSQHQNRDIAMKALKSRLYQIELDKRSAKVNEVHENAGDAGWGNQIRSYVLQPYQMVKDLRTSFETSDTQGVLDGNLDGLMASVLAMDVSGKSRAEANAGD, from the coding sequence ATGCGCGCCGAGACCACCGCAAACATTGAAAAGATCCAAAACTCGTTGACCCTTTTGGGCCAGCGTATGGACATCGAGACGGCGCCCTTTCGTCTGGAGGAATTCAACGCCCGCGTTGAGGACCCGGACCTTTGGAACGATCCCGAGAAAGCGCAGAAGTTGATGCGTGACCGGCAGGTTCTGGTCGATAAGATCAAGCAGTACGAGGCGATCAAGCGCGGGGTGGAAGACAACGCCGAGCTGATCGAATTGGGCGAGATGGAAGGCGACGCGGAAGTCGTGGCCGAGGCCGAGGCGGCCTTGGCGGCGCTGGTTGAAGACGCCGCCGCGAAAGAGCTGGAAGCCTTGCTGGATGGCGAAGCTGATAGCAATGACACCTTTCTGGAGATCAACTCGGGCGCGGGCGGCACGGAAAGCTGTGATTGGGCCTCCATGCTGGCGCGAATGTATACGCGGTGGGCTGAAAAGCAGGGATATGATGTGGAGCTGCAAAGTTTCAGCGCCGGGGATGAGGCCGGGATCAAGTCTGCCGTTTACAAGATATCGGGTCACAACGCCTATGGATGGTTGAAGTCCGAGAGCGGCGTGCACAGGCTTGTGCGGATTTCACCGTTCGATAGCGCGGCCAAGCGGCATACGTCGTTCACATCGGTGAAGGTTTACCCCGTGGTGGATGACAACATCGAGATTGAGGTTAATCCCTCGGATATCCGGATCGATACCTACCGGTCATCGGGGGCGGGCGGCCAGCACGTGAACACGACGGATTCGGCGGTTCGGATTACGCACCATCCGACAGGGATCGTGGTGACCTCGTCCGAGAAGTCGCAGCACCAGAACCGCGATATCGCGATGAAGGCGTTGAAGTCACGGCTCTATCAGATCGAGTTGGACAAGCGCTCGGCCAAAGTCAACGAAGTCCATGAGAATGCAGGCGACGCGGGGTGGGGTAACCAGATCCGGTCCTATGTGTTGCAGCCGTATCAGATGGTGAAAGATCTGCGGACGTCCTTTGAGACATCGGACACTCAGGGCGTGCTGGACGGTAATCTCGACGGGTTGATGGCGAGCGTTCTGGCGATGGATGTGTCGGGCAAGAGCCGGGCTGAGGCCAACGCAGGGGACTGA
- a CDS encoding PBP1A family penicillin-binding protein, producing the protein MMRFIIGFFGAIFSAVTLGLVFAALGLGGLIFMYSRGLPDHETLARYSPPTISRIYSRQGMIVDEFATERRLFTPAEEIPDLVSFAFVSAEDRNFYNHSGYDPRAIVAAFVDAVRSRGQDVRGASTITQQVMKNFLLDGSRTVERKVREIILAARIERTLSKDRILELYLNEIFLGQNSYGVAAAAQTYFNATLEDLTLEQVAYLAALPQAPSRFHPVDDYERAINRRDYVLREMYENGYITRDEMEAAQASALETVQGGHIEAYRLTRPPRNYFTDEIRRQLSAEFGADEFFSGGYAVRSTMDEGLQEVAEASLRRALEQYDRNLGTWRGATDTIDPSLLEDEATWREALSGAQIARDVDGWFAAVVLEVGESSARIGIEGVEDDEDGHFIPANDVTWARPLREDGSRGNTARVAGDLLSVGDVVHVRRMTSDSDGSFIRWTLRQIPEVQGGFMAMDVHTGRVLAMQGGFSYQYSSFNRATQATRQPGSSFKPFVYAAALDSGYSPNTIVIDAPIEVETGEGIWRPQNASRQFYGPSPLRTGIERSRNLMTVRLAQDVGMETVARYAERFGVYDEMQPFLANSLGSQETTLFRMVAAYAMFANGGERVEPTLVDRIQNRYGETVYRHDQRLCPDCDVASLDPGVAPRIVSTRERVIDPITAYQLTSMMRGVVDRGTASSSVNLPVPTAGKTGTTNDARDVWFVGFTSNIVAGCYIGYDQPESLGRGASGGGMCGPVFQRFMLEAIEEYGSGDFPVPEGGQFFPIDRFSGARLPDGAQGNNVVYELFRAGEEPYAGLLSVIDGGWAMSSDIPMFTQDDGSGGGGGQGTLVETSDGDTARVPTNTGFGTLSSGGLY; encoded by the coding sequence ATCATGCGATTCATTATCGGATTTTTCGGCGCGATCTTTAGTGCCGTGACCCTTGGGCTTGTCTTTGCCGCGCTTGGCTTGGGCGGGCTGATCTTCATGTATTCGCGCGGCCTGCCGGATCATGAGACCCTGGCCCGATATTCGCCCCCCACCATCAGCCGCATCTATTCGCGCCAAGGCATGATCGTGGATGAATTTGCCACCGAACGGCGTCTGTTCACCCCGGCGGAAGAAATCCCCGACCTGGTGTCTTTCGCCTTTGTCTCGGCAGAAGATCGCAATTTCTACAATCACTCAGGCTATGATCCCCGCGCCATTGTGGCGGCTTTCGTCGATGCCGTGCGCTCGCGTGGGCAGGACGTGCGCGGCGCCTCCACCATCACGCAGCAGGTGATGAAGAACTTCCTTCTCGATGGCTCCCGCACCGTGGAACGGAAGGTACGAGAGATCATTCTGGCCGCCCGGATTGAACGCACCCTGTCCAAGGACCGCATCCTGGAGCTGTACCTGAACGAGATTTTCCTCGGTCAGAATTCTTACGGCGTGGCGGCTGCGGCGCAGACCTATTTCAACGCGACGCTGGAAGATCTGACGCTGGAACAGGTCGCCTACCTGGCGGCTTTGCCCCAAGCCCCGTCGCGGTTCCACCCGGTCGATGATTATGAACGCGCAATCAACCGCCGCGATTATGTGCTGCGAGAGATGTATGAGAACGGCTACATTACCCGTGATGAGATGGAGGCCGCGCAGGCCAGCGCGCTGGAAACCGTCCAAGGCGGCCATATTGAGGCTTACCGCCTGACCCGTCCGCCGCGGAACTACTTCACCGATGAAATCCGCCGCCAACTCAGCGCGGAATTTGGCGCGGACGAGTTCTTTTCCGGCGGCTATGCCGTGCGCTCCACCATGGATGAGGGGCTGCAAGAGGTCGCCGAAGCCTCACTGCGGCGCGCGTTGGAGCAATATGACCGCAATCTGGGCACCTGGCGCGGGGCGACGGACACGATTGACCCCTCGCTTCTGGAGGATGAGGCGACGTGGCGCGAGGCTCTGTCCGGTGCTCAAATCGCCCGTGACGTGGACGGCTGGTTTGCCGCCGTGGTGCTGGAGGTCGGCGAGAGCTCGGCGCGGATCGGCATTGAGGGTGTGGAAGACGACGAAGACGGCCACTTCATCCCCGCCAACGACGTGACATGGGCACGGCCCCTGCGCGAGGACGGGTCGCGCGGTAACACAGCACGGGTCGCGGGCGATCTGCTGTCCGTGGGCGACGTGGTGCACGTGCGCCGCATGACCAGCGATAGCGACGGCAGTTTCATCCGCTGGACCCTGCGCCAGATCCCCGAAGTGCAAGGCGGTTTCATGGCGATGGATGTGCATACGGGCCGGGTTCTGGCGATGCAGGGCGGGTTCTCGTATCAATATTCCTCGTTCAACCGCGCCACCCAGGCAACGCGTCAGCCGGGCTCGAGCTTCAAACCTTTCGTTTATGCGGCAGCGCTCGATTCCGGCTATAGCCCCAACACCATCGTCATCGACGCCCCCATCGAGGTGGAGACCGGCGAAGGTATTTGGCGGCCCCAGAATGCGTCGCGGCAGTTTTACGGTCCGTCGCCCCTGCGCACCGGGATTGAGCGGTCAAGGAACCTCATGACGGTGCGTTTGGCTCAGGACGTAGGCATGGAGACCGTTGCGCGCTATGCGGAACGCTTCGGCGTCTACGACGAAATGCAGCCCTTCCTTGCCAATTCCCTCGGGTCGCAGGAAACCACCTTGTTCCGCATGGTTGCGGCCTATGCGATGTTCGCCAATGGCGGCGAGCGGGTAGAGCCGACGTTGGTGGACCGGATCCAGAACCGCTATGGTGAAACGGTCTATCGCCACGACCAGCGGCTGTGCCCGGATTGTGACGTGGCATCCCTTGATCCCGGCGTTGCGCCCCGGATCGTCTCCACGCGGGAGCGGGTCATTGACCCGATCACGGCCTATCAGTTGACCTCGATGATGCGCGGCGTGGTCGATCGCGGCACGGCGTCGTCCTCGGTAAACCTTCCAGTCCCCACAGCGGGTAAGACAGGTACCACCAACGACGCCCGTGACGTGTGGTTTGTGGGCTTCACCTCCAACATCGTGGCGGGCTGCTACATTGGCTACGACCAACCCGAAAGCCTGGGGCGCGGCGCGTCGGGCGGCGGCATGTGTGGGCCGGTGTTCCAACGCTTCATGCTGGAAGCGATCGAGGAATATGGCTCGGGCGATTTCCCGGTGCCGGAAGGGGGGCAGTTCTTCCCCATCGACCGTTTCTCGGGCGCACGCCTGCCGGACGGGGCCCAGGGCAACAACGTGGTGTATGAGTTGTTCCGCGCCGGTGAAGAGCCGTATGCGGGGCTGTTGTCAGTGATCGACGGCGGGTGGGCGATGTCCTCGGACATCCCGATGTTCACTCAGGATGACGGCAGCGGCGGGGGCGGGGGCCAAGGCACCTTGGTGGAAACCTCCGACGGGGATACGGCCCGCGTGCCGACAAACACCGGTTTCGGCACGCTCAGCTCCGGTGGATTGTACTGA
- a CDS encoding class I SAM-dependent methyltransferase: MGPEDILATYGVEAAQWARQRSQDLWERPALEACVAERPAPLRVLDLGCGAGQPIAQWFVTQGHDVTGVDGVAEMLAECATRVPEMRRVMADMRGLDLAERFDIILAFNSFFHLSMVDQRAMFPTFAAHAADDARLLFTSGPDAGEAMGTVGTSPVYHASLAPDEYRALLAENGFEVIWFRPEDAALRGHSVWLARSTGV, translated from the coding sequence ATGGGGCCGGAAGACATATTGGCAACCTATGGCGTCGAAGCAGCCCAATGGGCGCGGCAACGAAGCCAAGACCTGTGGGAACGCCCCGCGCTAGAGGCCTGCGTGGCAGAGCGCCCTGCCCCCTTGCGCGTGCTGGACCTTGGATGCGGTGCGGGCCAGCCGATTGCGCAGTGGTTTGTGACGCAGGGCCATGACGTGACGGGCGTGGATGGCGTGGCCGAGATGCTGGCGGAATGCGCCACACGGGTGCCAGAGATGCGGCGCGTGATGGCCGATATGCGCGGGCTGGATTTGGCGGAGCGGTTCGACATCATTCTGGCGTTCAACAGTTTTTTCCACCTGTCGATGGTGGATCAGCGGGCGATGTTTCCCACCTTCGCCGCCCATGCCGCCGACGATGCGCGACTGCTATTCACCTCAGGTCCCGACGCGGGAGAGGCCATGGGGACCGTTGGCACCAGCCCGGTCTACCACGCCAGCCTTGCGCCCGATGAATACCGGGCGCTGCTGGCAGAGAATGGGTTTGAGGTGATCTGGTTCCGCCCCGAAGATGCGGCGTTGCGTGGCCATTCCGTGTGGTTGGCGCGGTCTACTGGCGTCTGA
- a CDS encoding N-acetylmuramoyl-L-alanine amidase, with translation MVRAFLIALFLCLAGPVSAQTLSASARALPEDSSLEGNRRGTELRLVLSQAVPFRVFTLDDPMRVVMDFRTVDFSALPEDFNDARLVESVAMGGASSPGWSRIVLSLNAPQSLDVAAMDTDELTGEAIVSLTLSPSDADSFAASAGAPPGLDAVLLPVVTQAVPQDDDTLVVMLDPGHGGVDPGALREGHSEAELILSFARELREVMRRTGRIEVAMTRDADVFVPLPTRVTLARAAGADLFISIHADAIAEGRAQGATIYTLSDEATDAATAALAEQHDRADLLQGVDLSGADDEVVGLLLDLARIETAPRSRAFADILVQAIETTGLDLHAHPRSEGAFSVLKAADFPAVLLEIGFLSEGGDLQNILDPQWRARMQAAITGAVIAWSEADAAAEALRRQ, from the coding sequence GTGGTCCGAGCATTTCTGATTGCCCTATTTCTGTGTCTTGCGGGTCCCGTTTCGGCCCAAACCCTCAGCGCCTCGGCGCGGGCTTTGCCCGAAGACTCGTCGCTGGAAGGGAACCGCCGCGGGACCGAGCTGCGCTTGGTACTGAGCCAAGCGGTGCCGTTCCGGGTGTTCACGCTGGATGATCCGATGCGGGTGGTGATGGATTTCCGCACCGTCGATTTCAGCGCCTTGCCCGAGGATTTCAACGATGCGCGTCTGGTCGAAAGCGTGGCCATGGGCGGCGCGTCCAGCCCCGGTTGGTCGCGCATCGTCCTGTCGCTGAACGCCCCGCAATCGCTGGACGTCGCTGCGATGGATACCGATGAGCTTACCGGCGAAGCTATTGTTTCCCTTACGCTATCCCCTTCAGATGCAGATAGTTTCGCGGCCAGCGCCGGGGCCCCTCCGGGCCTTGATGCGGTGTTGCTGCCCGTTGTGACCCAAGCCGTGCCCCAGGACGATGACACGCTTGTGGTGATGCTTGATCCCGGCCACGGCGGCGTTGATCCAGGTGCGCTTCGGGAAGGCCATTCAGAGGCGGAGTTGATCCTGTCCTTCGCCCGAGAATTACGCGAAGTGATGCGCCGCACCGGGCGGATTGAGGTCGCCATGACCCGCGACGCCGATGTGTTCGTGCCGCTGCCCACCCGTGTCACCCTTGCCCGCGCGGCGGGGGCGGATTTGTTCATCTCGATCCACGCCGACGCCATCGCCGAGGGCCGCGCCCAGGGGGCAACCATCTACACCCTGTCGGACGAGGCCACAGACGCCGCCACCGCCGCACTGGCCGAGCAGCACGACCGCGCCGATCTGCTGCAAGGGGTGGACCTGAGCGGGGCCGATGATGAGGTTGTTGGTCTTTTGCTGGACCTCGCCCGGATCGAGACCGCGCCGCGCAGCCGCGCCTTCGCCGATATCCTTGTGCAAGCCATTGAAACAACGGGGTTGGACCTGCACGCGCACCCCCGCAGTGAGGGTGCATTCTCGGTCCTGAAAGCGGCGGATTTCCCGGCGGTGCTGCTGGAAATCGGGTTTTTAAGCGAGGGCGGCGATCTGCAAAATATCCTCGATCCGCAATGGCGGGCTCGGATGCAGGCGGCGATTACCGGCGCCGTGATTGCGTGGAGCGAGGCAGACGCCGCGGCAGAGGCGCTCAGACGCCAGTAG
- a CDS encoding aminotransferase class I/II-fold pyridoxal phosphate-dependent enzyme, with protein MRQSTRSHVDPFIVMDVMEQARAAEEAGRHIIHMEVGQPGTGAPKAARDRLATEMAAGPLGYTVALGRPDLRAGIAALYDEWYGIDLDPARVVLTAGASGAFILAFTALFDAGARVALGEPCYPSYRQILTALSLNPVGLQTHADTRYQPTPDHLDPSLDGLIVASPANPTGTMLFKPELTALTNACAEQDISLISDEIYHGLQYDSRAVSALEVTDDVYVINSFSKYFSMTGWRLGWMVVPPDHIRTIERLAQNMFICPSHAAQVAALGALSPEGRAELDQHRDIYTRNRTILQDGLKAAGLSNTAPADGAFYVYADVSHLTDDARAFAAQILDRAGVAVTPGLDFDKQRGAGTLRFSYARATEDIEEGVARLTAFFNSL; from the coding sequence ATGCGCCAATCGACCCGATCCCATGTAGATCCGTTCATCGTGATGGACGTGATGGAGCAGGCCCGTGCGGCGGAAGAAGCCGGACGCCACATTATCCATATGGAGGTCGGCCAACCGGGCACCGGCGCCCCGAAAGCGGCGCGCGACAGGTTGGCGACGGAAATGGCTGCGGGGCCTTTGGGCTATACCGTGGCCTTGGGGCGGCCCGATCTGCGCGCAGGCATCGCGGCGCTATATGATGAATGGTACGGCATTGATCTGGACCCGGCCCGTGTGGTGCTGACGGCGGGCGCGTCGGGGGCGTTCATCCTCGCCTTTACGGCGCTGTTTGATGCCGGGGCGCGGGTCGCCCTGGGGGAGCCCTGCTACCCCAGCTATCGCCAAATCCTCACCGCGCTGTCGCTGAACCCCGTGGGGCTGCAAACCCATGCCGACACGCGCTATCAGCCGACGCCGGACCACCTGGACCCCAGCCTGGATGGCCTGATCGTTGCCAGCCCCGCCAACCCGACGGGCACAATGCTGTTCAAGCCCGAGTTAACGGCGTTAACCAATGCCTGCGCGGAACAGGATATCTCGCTGATTTCAGATGAGATTTACCACGGCCTGCAATATGATTCCCGCGCCGTCAGTGCCCTTGAAGTCACCGACGACGTGTACGTCATTAACTCTTTCTCCAAGTATTTCTCGATGACCGGATGGCGGCTTGGCTGGATGGTCGTGCCCCCCGACCATATCCGCACGATCGAACGGCTGGCTCAGAACATGTTCATCTGCCCATCCCACGCCGCTCAGGTCGCCGCACTGGGCGCCCTTTCGCCTGAGGGTCGGGCCGAGTTGGACCAGCACCGCGACATCTACACGCGCAACCGCACGATCTTGCAAGACGGGCTGAAGGCGGCGGGCCTATCCAACACTGCGCCTGCCGATGGGGCGTTCTACGTCTATGCCGATGTCAGCCACCTGACCGATGACGCCCGCGCCTTCGCCGCGCAAATCCTTGACCGCGCAGGCGTCGCCGTGACGCCGGGGCTCGACTTCGACAAGCAGCGCGGGGCAGGGACATTGCGCTTCAGCTATGCCCGCGCGACCGAGGATATCGAGGAAGGCGTCGCCCGTCTGACGGCCTTCTTCAACAGCCTCTAG
- a CDS encoding DsbA family protein: MKRLMMSVAALAFLAGPVVATDIGDMTEAERQTFREEVRQYLLTNPEVLMEAIAVLEERQAADEAAAQEVAVADNAPAIFGSAFDHVGGNLEGDVVIVEFIDYRCGYCRRAHPEVNELVETDGNIRIITKEFPILGEQSVLASRFAIATRIALGGEAYEQISDGLMAMRSDVTELALARLADDLGLDSEAIFAAIDDPIVQSTIDANYALGQRMGITGTPSFVFGDQLVQGYVPLANMQDIVAIIRDTAG, translated from the coding sequence ATGAAACGACTGATGATGAGCGTGGCCGCTCTGGCCTTTCTGGCAGGCCCCGTGGTCGCCACCGATATTGGCGACATGACAGAAGCTGAGCGCCAGACCTTCCGCGAAGAAGTGCGCCAGTATTTGCTGACCAACCCCGAGGTTCTGATGGAGGCCATCGCGGTGCTGGAAGAACGCCAGGCCGCCGATGAGGCCGCCGCACAAGAGGTCGCCGTGGCCGATAACGCACCGGCGATCTTCGGGTCGGCGTTTGACCATGTGGGCGGTAACCTTGAAGGCGACGTCGTGATCGTCGAGTTCATTGATTACCGGTGCGGCTACTGCCGCCGCGCCCATCCCGAGGTGAATGAACTGGTCGAAACCGATGGCAACATCCGCATCATCACCAAGGAATTCCCCATCTTGGGCGAGCAATCGGTGCTGGCGTCGCGCTTCGCCATCGCCACGCGCATCGCTTTGGGCGGCGAGGCCTATGAGCAGATCAGCGATGGTTTGATGGCGATGCGCTCAGATGTGACAGAGCTGGCCTTGGCGCGTCTGGCGGACGATTTGGGCCTTGATAGCGAAGCGATCTTCGCGGCGATCGACGACCCGATCGTGCAGTCCACCATTGATGCAAACTACGCATTAGGGCAGCGGATGGGGATTACCGGCACGCCGTCGTTCGTGTTTGGGGATCAGTTGGTGCAGGGCTATGTGCCGCTGGCGAATATGCAAGATATCGTGGCGATTATCCGCGACACGGCGGGCTGA